CTGCGGTGTCCACGGCTGGGACTATCGCTACGACACCGGCGTCAGCGAGTACAACAACGAAGAGGTGCTGCACAAATTCAGCGCCTGGCGCGAGGACGGCCGGGTGTGGGTGGACGAGGACGAGGTGGCGGCGTGGCACGACGAGCACCCTCAGGCCTACGACCGGGACGCCTACCAGGGCCTCTACGCCGATCTCCACGGCGCCCCGGAGGAGCCCCACAACCACTTCATCCAGGAGCTGGCGGCCCATGGTCTGGAGAAGGTAGGCCACCACGGTCCGGTCTCCGCCATGGGCGTGCCGCGGCAGGATCTACCCAGCTGGGACGATCTCCTCTTCGTTACCGCCCAGCTGGCCACCCTGCCGCAGCTGGACGATGTGGAAGTGGGTTCGGAGCTGGTCATCGGGCCGCGGGCGGCCAAGCCCCTGAAGCTCGACATTCCCCTCTTTGTCTCCGACATGAGCTTCGGCGCTCTCTCCGAGGAGGCCAAGATCGCCCTCGCCCGCGGCGCCGAGCTGGCGGGGACGGGGATTTGCTCCGGTGAGGGCGGCATGCTGCCGGAGGAGCAGGAGGCCAACAGCCGCTATTTCTACGAGCTGGCCTCGGCCCGTTTCGGCTTCAGCATGGACAAGGTGAAGCGCTGCCAGGCCTTCCATTTCAAGGGAGGGCAGGGCGCCAAGACCGGCACCGGCGGTCATCTGCCGGGGGAGAAGGTGCAGGGCAAGATCGCCGAGGTGCGGGAGCTGGAGCCCGGAACTCCGGCGGTTTCTCCGGCGCGCTTTCCGGAGTGGGAGCACGAGGATCAATTCCGGGAGTTCGCCGCCGAGGTCCGGGAGGCCACCGGCGGCATTCCCATCGGTTTCAAGCTCTCCGCCCAGCACGTGGAGGAGGACATCGAGGCCGCCCTGGGCATCGGCGTCGACTACATCATCCTCGACGGCCGCGGTGGCGGCACCGGAGCCGCGCCTTTGATCTTCCGGGACAATATCTCCGTCCCCACCCTGGCGGCCCTGGCCCGTGCCCGCCACTATCTGGATCATCGGGACCGCAAGGACGTCACCCTCATCGTCACCGGCGGTTTGCGCACGCCGGCGGATTTTGCCAAGGCAATGGCCCTGGGGGCCGACGGTGTCGCTCTTTCCAACTCGGCGATTCAGGCCATCGGCTGCCTGGGCATGCGCGCCTGCCATACCAACAATTGCCCGGTGGGCATCGCCACCCAGAAGCAAGAACTGCGGGACCGCCTGGACATCGCCATCGCCGCCAAGCGGCTGGAGCGCTTCTTCCACTCCTCGGTGGAGCTCATGTCGCTGCTGGCTCGCGCCTGCGGCCACACCCACCTGAACCAGCTCTCGTCCCGAGACCTGACCACCTGGAAGCGCGACATCGCCTACCTCACCGGTGTCAAATATGCCGGGGTGGTGCCGCTGTGATCAGAGCAGCTAAGAAGCCCTAGCGCCGGAGCAGCCCGAAGGCCCAAGGGTTGCGCCGGCCGCGTTAGCGCCGGAGCAGCCCAAAAGCAAAGTCCCTACCAAGGCCCCCGCCAGCCAGCTGGATCCACAGATAGGCCGAGAACTCCAGCAGCCGCGCGTTGTGCAGCGGCCCGGCGTCCACCGCCTCGAATCCCAGCGACTTGGCCAGCTCCAACACCATGGGCTTGTTTTCCGGATCATCCCCGGCCACCGGCAGGAAGGCCCGGCGGCCGTCGTAGACCGGATCTTTCATCACCTCCACTCCAACGGTGGCGAAGACCTTGAAGACGTGGGCACCGGGGGCCGCTTCGGCGATCTGCTCCGAGAGGGAACCACCGGCGTCGGTGAACCACTCCCAATCCCCGGAGGGCGAAGGGCCGAGGGGGTTGGTGGCGTCGAGGAGGACCTTGTCGGTGAGGTCACCGGCCTCCCGGACCACGTCCACCGCCACCTCGCCGCCCACCGCCAGCAACACCGCCGCCGCTCCCTGGGCCGCCTCGTGCACCGTCGCCACGGAGCCGCCGGCCTCCTCCGCCCGCTGCCGGTAACGCTCCGCCTGCGGATCCCGGACTCCGAAGACCACGGAGTGGCCGACCTCCACGAATCTCTTGCCCAAAGTGGTCCCCACGTTCCCGGCCCCCAGCACAGCGATCTTCATGGTCTGTTTTCTCCTCGAGATTTTCAGAGTTGTCGGTGGATCTCGACTCTATCCGAGAGGGCGGACCCACTTGTTGATGGTCCCGGTTTTCGGGCCTCTCCGAGAGTGGGACCCACTTGTTGATGGCCTGATTTTCAAGGGGTTCCAGAGGGTGGTACCCACTTGTTGGTTCTGTTGGCTGGTGGGGCCGGTGGAAGGGTTCCTGGTGGGCTGGCGCCCAGCCTACGATGGGTTCCAGAGGGTGGTACCCACTTGTTGATGGCCTGATTCTCCAGGGGTTTCCGGAGGTGGTACCCACTTGTTGGTGGCTTGTGGGTGGGGTGGCTTACGGCTGGTACTTGGCCCGGATCCCCGGCATCAGGTACTCGTCGAAGGCGCGGCCGAAGTCGTAGTCGGGGGACCAGGACCAGTCGCGGCGGGCGGGGGTGTCGTCAACGTCTGCGGGCCAGCTGTCGATGATGGCGGCGCGGGGCGGGTCGGGCTCGAAGGTGACCTGGGCGTCGGGGTAGGCCTGGAGGATGCGGTCGCGAATCTCGCCGGCGGTGGGGGAGAAGGCGGTGACGTTGTAGACCCGTTGGCCAAGCTTGTCACTGGGTGCGGCGGCGAGCTCCACCAGGGCCTTGATGGCGTCGGGCATGGCCATGAAGGGGATGCGCGCTCCCTCGTTGACGAAGCAGCGGTAGGGCTCTCCCTGGGCGGCGTGGTGGAGCATCTCCGGAGCGAAGTCGCTGGTGCCGCCGGAGGGCACGGTGACGGCGCTGATCAGCCCCGGGAAGCGCAGCGAGCGGAAATCTACGCCGCTGCCGTTGCGGTGGGCGGCGAGCTGGCGGTAGTGGTCCGAATAATAGCGGCCGATCTGCTCACAGTAGAGCTTGTTGCAGCCATACATGGTCACCGGCATATTGAAGTCCTCTTCCGTCACCGCTCCGGCGGCGGTCTTGGTGGCGCGGTCCGGCAGGCCGTAGGCGGCGATGGAGCTAGGGAAGAGGAAGGTCACCGGGTTACCGTGCCAACGGCTTTGGTCGGCGGCCAGCTGCAGCAGATTGAGGGTGCCGTTGACGTTGACCTTGTGGGCGGTCTGGGGGGTGTATTCGGCGCGGGTGGAGAGCAGCGCGGCGAGGTGAAAGATGGTGTGGATCTCGTACTCCGAAACCAGCCGGCTGAGCAGCCGCTCGTCCAGAATGTCGCCGGCGATGGCGGTGGCGCAATGAGCTTTGAGCTCGTCGTCCAGCTCGTGAAGGTCCAGCGCTACCACGGCCTGGTCGCCGCGCTGGCCGAAGTGCTGGATCAGGCCGTGGCCGATTTCGCCGTTGGCGCCGGTGATCAAAGTGACGGGCTTTCTCATCGACCGAGTCCTTCCTGATGACGCGGTGGCGCCGCGCTTTGCTTTGCGCTCGCCGCGGTGGCCAGCTGTCTGAACGATTCGTTAGCGGTGAGACCCTGGGGCGGCGCCGGCGGAGGCGCTACAATCCAGAGGTCGACGGAAAGTGTCCGTCAGATCCAGAGTGTCCGTCAATTCAGGCGTGTCCGTCAATTCATTGGCGCAATGCAACCGCCCCGCGGCGCGGAGCTTCTCCCGCCGGCTCGGCGGGTTTCGATATCAGGAGGTAGGGTCATGTACGGGAGCTTCAAAGATCATCTTCGCCGCGAGCTCGACGACATTCGCGAGGCCGGGCTGTTCAAGGAAGAGCGCATCATTGTCTCGCCCCAGAGCGCCGACATCGACGTGGTGTACCCCGAGGGCAAGCCGCCCCAGGAGGTGCTCAACTTCTGCGCCAACAATTACCTCGGCCTGTCGAGCCACCCCGAGCTGCTGGAGGCCGCCCACGAAGGCCTGCGCCGGCGGGGTTACGGCCTGTCTAGCGTGCGCTTCATCTGCGGCACCCAGGATCTGCACAAGGAGCTCGAGGCCAAGGTG
This Acidobacteriota bacterium DNA region includes the following protein-coding sequences:
- a CDS encoding glutamate synthase-related protein codes for the protein MGKQSVAVWDELEDRQPAYALVANVDLVVVRYGEEVSVLFGRCLHRGALLSDGHVDGHNLICGVHGWDYRYDTGVSEYNNEEVLHKFSAWREDGRVWVDEDEVAAWHDEHPQAYDRDAYQGLYADLHGAPEEPHNHFIQELAAHGLEKVGHHGPVSAMGVPRQDLPSWDDLLFVTAQLATLPQLDDVEVGSELVIGPRAAKPLKLDIPLFVSDMSFGALSEEAKIALARGAELAGTGICSGEGGMLPEEQEANSRYFYELASARFGFSMDKVKRCQAFHFKGGQGAKTGTGGHLPGEKVQGKIAEVRELEPGTPAVSPARFPEWEHEDQFREFAAEVREATGGIPIGFKLSAQHVEEDIEAALGIGVDYIILDGRGGGTGAAPLIFRDNISVPTLAALARARHYLDHRDRKDVTLIVTGGLRTPADFAKAMALGADGVALSNSAIQAIGCLGMRACHTNNCPVGIATQKQELRDRLDIAIAAKRLERFFHSSVELMSLLARACGHTHLNQLSSRDLTTWKRDIAYLTGVKYAGVVPL
- a CDS encoding NAD(P)-binding domain-containing protein produces the protein MKISRRKQTMKIAVLGAGNVGTTLGKRFVEVGHSVVFGVRDPQAERYRQRAEEAGGSVATVHEAAQGAAAVLLAVGGEVAVDVVREAGDLTDKVLLDATNPLGPSPSGDWEWFTDAGGSLSEQIAEAAPGAHVFKVFATVGVEVMKDPVYDGRRAFLPVAGDDPENKPMVLELAKSLGFEAVDAGPLHNARLLEFSAYLWIQLAGGGLGRDFAFGLLRR
- a CDS encoding NAD-dependent epimerase/dehydratase family protein — its product is MRKPVTLITGANGEIGHGLIQHFGQRGDQAVVALDLHELDDELKAHCATAIAGDILDERLLSRLVSEYEIHTIFHLAALLSTRAEYTPQTAHKVNVNGTLNLLQLAADQSRWHGNPVTFLFPSSIAAYGLPDRATKTAAGAVTEEDFNMPVTMYGCNKLYCEQIGRYYSDHYRQLAAHRNGSGVDFRSLRFPGLISAVTVPSGGTSDFAPEMLHHAAQGEPYRCFVNEGARIPFMAMPDAIKALVELAAAPSDKLGQRVYNVTAFSPTAGEIRDRILQAYPDAQVTFEPDPPRAAIIDSWPADVDDTPARRDWSWSPDYDFGRAFDEYLMPGIRAKYQP